One window from the genome of Myxococcales bacterium encodes:
- a CDS encoding HPr family phosphocarrier protein — MGKANGDIEQGAGQAEADVDADGSVKRTMRIVNELGLHARAATKFVQLASKHPCDVWVGKDGNEVNGKSIMGVLMLVAAKDTSITVRARGPQAREVVEALAQLVADRFGEDK, encoded by the coding sequence ATGGGCAAGGCAAATGGGGATATCGAACAGGGTGCGGGGCAGGCGGAAGCCGACGTGGACGCGGATGGCTCCGTCAAGCGAACCATGCGCATCGTCAATGAGCTAGGCCTGCATGCGCGCGCGGCCACCAAGTTCGTCCAGCTTGCGAGCAAGCACCCCTGTGACGTTTGGGTGGGTAAGGACGGCAATGAGGTCAACGGCAAGAGCATCATGGGCGTGCTCATGCTGGTCGCCGCCAAGGATACGTCGATCACCGTCCGCGCGCGCGGGCCGCAAGCGCGCGAGGTGGTTGAGGCCTTGGCGCAACTCGTCGCCGATCGCTTTGGCGAGGACAAATGA
- the rapZ gene encoding RNase adapter RapZ, with amino-acid sequence MQVVIVTGLSGAGKSTALRALEDTEFYCVDNIPLPLVDALVERLANEGEFAKLAVAIDGRQRRHLPEWELALGRLRAQGHRLEVMFLEASEEALLRRFSETRRRHPLSGEDLPHGVRLDRELLAPLRDQAIVVDTSNLNAHQLKAIIQDHFGGDGKLAVTFVSFGFKHGLPVDFNLVFDVRFLPNPFFEPTLTEKDGRDREVADYVLGSEAGAELVDHIERLLRFSLPQFQREGKLYVTTAIGCTGGRHRSVAIVEELRRRLGGQWDILLRHRDIDRGA; translated from the coding sequence ATGCAGGTCGTCATCGTCACCGGACTATCAGGCGCAGGCAAGAGCACGGCGTTGCGCGCGCTGGAGGACACCGAGTTCTATTGCGTCGATAACATCCCGCTGCCACTCGTCGATGCCTTGGTCGAGCGCCTCGCCAACGAAGGCGAGTTCGCCAAGCTCGCCGTAGCCATTGATGGCCGCCAGCGGCGACACCTGCCAGAGTGGGAGCTGGCGCTCGGGCGCTTGCGGGCCCAAGGCCATCGGCTCGAGGTAATGTTTCTCGAGGCGAGCGAAGAGGCGTTGCTCCGCCGCTTCTCCGAAACCAGGCGCCGTCATCCGCTCTCGGGCGAGGACTTGCCACACGGCGTGCGCCTTGATCGCGAGCTGCTTGCGCCGCTGCGCGATCAGGCGATCGTGGTCGACACAAGCAATCTCAACGCGCACCAGCTCAAGGCGATTATTCAGGATCATTTTGGCGGTGATGGCAAGCTGGCGGTCACCTTCGTCTCGTTTGGCTTCAAGCACGGCTTGCCGGTGGATTTCAATTTGGTCTTTGACGTCCGCTTTCTCCCCAATCCCTTTTTTGAGCCAACGCTTACCGAAAAAGACGGCCGCGATCGCGAGGTGGCGGACTATGTGCTCGGCTCGGAGGCTGGCGCCGAGCTGGTCGACCACATCGAGCGCCTGCTGCGGTTTTCGTTGCCGCAATTTCAGCGCGAGGGCAAGCTCTACGTCACCACCGCCATCGGCTGCACCGGTGGTCGCCACCGGTCGGTGGCGATTGTCGAGGAATTGCGCCGCCGCCTAGGCGGTCAATGGGATATCCTGCTGCGGCATCGCGACATTGATCGAGGGGCATGA
- the hprK gene encoding HPr(Ser) kinase/phosphatase yields MDRSIAVERLLATDVELGLQVVAGTGGLGRQISAPRIQKPGLALTGWPEQLHDARVLIIGGTEIEYMAAQADEARERGIETILASQPACVVVCRGLVPPAQLQVACERNEVPLLVSALATADFIARVSWWLQDEMAVQSAIHGVLVDVLGLGVLLLGKSGIGKSETALDLVMRGHRLVADDVVALRQKGAVVIGAGAPLIRHHMEIRGIGIINIKDLFGVNAVRENKKIELVVELVEWDDQEDYERLGVDVTYLDLLTVQIPSLRLPVRPGRNMASIIEVAARNQLLKMVHHDSAKIFHDKLRNALHAVSGDHVDIDAAE; encoded by the coding sequence ATGGATCGCAGCATCGCCGTTGAACGCCTTCTCGCCACCGACGTAGAACTCGGCCTGCAAGTCGTCGCGGGTACCGGGGGCTTGGGTCGGCAGATCTCGGCGCCGCGGATCCAAAAGCCCGGCCTTGCGCTGACCGGCTGGCCCGAGCAATTGCATGACGCGCGCGTGCTCATCATCGGCGGCACCGAAATTGAGTATATGGCCGCCCAGGCCGACGAGGCCCGCGAGCGCGGCATCGAGACGATTCTCGCCAGCCAGCCCGCCTGCGTCGTGGTGTGCCGCGGGCTGGTGCCACCGGCTCAGCTGCAAGTCGCTTGCGAACGCAACGAGGTGCCGCTGCTCGTGTCTGCGCTTGCCACCGCCGATTTCATCGCGCGCGTTTCGTGGTGGCTGCAAGACGAGATGGCGGTGCAGAGCGCGATCCACGGCGTGCTGGTGGACGTCCTGGGGCTCGGCGTCTTGCTGCTTGGCAAGAGCGGCATCGGCAAAAGCGAAACCGCGCTGGATCTGGTGATGCGCGGCCACCGGCTCGTCGCCGACGATGTGGTGGCGCTGCGACAAAAAGGCGCCGTCGTGATTGGCGCGGGCGCGCCGCTTATTCGCCACCACATGGAGATCCGCGGCATCGGCATCATCAACATCAAGGACTTGTTTGGCGTCAACGCGGTCCGCGAAAACAAAAAAATCGAGCTCGTGGTCGAACTCGTCGAGTGGGACGATCAGGAAGATTACGAGCGCCTCGGCGTCGATGTCACCTACCTCGATTTATTGACCGTGCAAATTCCAAGCTTGCGCCTGCCGGTACGACCAGGCCGCAACATGGCCAGCATCATCGAGGTGGCCGCGCGCAACCAATTGCTCAAGATGGTTCACCACGATTCAGCCAAGATTTTTCACGATAAACTGCGCAACGCCCTGCATGCCGTCAGCGGCGACCACGTCGATATCGATGCCGCGGAATAG